Proteins from a genomic interval of Candidatus Methylomirabilota bacterium:
- a CDS encoding carbohydrate ABC transporter permease, producing the protein MELLTRRIGRRAGTLAHRGAVLLVVGFFVLPFYIMLTNALKPEVHINASPPVFVFRPTLDHFVEVFRRYPFVSYMVNSAVISVSATLFGFLIGVPAAYAIARYDLRRVLTTFLAVRMIPYVSLLIPWYLMAQRTETVDTYPPMILTHLVFTVPYAAMILVGFFEDIPRALEEAAWIDGCSRMGAFVRIALPLTLPGIVAAAVIAFTYSWNNFLFALVLTGARTKTLPIAVYGFMSSDHMDWGGLSAAATLITAPVLVFVFFVQRHLVRGLVAGAVK; encoded by the coding sequence GCCGGGACGCTCGCCCACCGGGGCGCCGTCCTGCTCGTGGTCGGGTTCTTCGTGCTGCCGTTCTACATCATGCTCACCAATGCCCTGAAGCCCGAGGTCCACATCAACGCGTCGCCCCCCGTGTTCGTCTTCCGTCCGACCCTCGACCACTTCGTGGAGGTCTTCCGCCGGTATCCCTTCGTCAGCTACATGGTCAACAGCGCCGTGATCTCGGTCAGCGCCACTCTGTTCGGGTTCCTGATCGGCGTGCCGGCCGCCTACGCCATCGCCCGCTACGACCTCCGCCGGGTCCTGACGACGTTCCTGGCCGTCCGCATGATTCCCTACGTCAGCCTGCTCATTCCGTGGTACCTGATGGCCCAGCGGACGGAGACCGTGGACACCTACCCGCCGATGATCCTGACCCACCTGGTGTTCACGGTGCCCTACGCGGCGATGATCCTGGTCGGCTTCTTCGAGGACATCCCCCGGGCACTCGAGGAAGCGGCCTGGATCGACGGCTGCTCGCGGATGGGAGCGTTCGTGCGCATCGCCCTCCCGCTCACGCTCCCCGGGATCGTCGCCGCCGCGGTGATCGCCTTCACCTACTCGTGGAACAACTTCCTGTTCGCCCTGGTGCTGACCGGGGCCCGGACCAAGACGCTGCCGATCGCGGTGTACGGCTTCATGAGCTCCGATCATATGGACTGGGGCGGGCTCTCGGCCGCGGCCACGCTCATCACGGCGCCAGTCCTCGTCTTCGTGTTCTTCGTCCAGCGGCACCTGGTCCGCGGCCTGGTGGCCGGCGCCGTCAAGTGA